A part of Silurus meridionalis isolate SWU-2019-XX chromosome 18, ASM1480568v1, whole genome shotgun sequence genomic DNA contains:
- the pacsin2 gene encoding protein kinase C and casein kinase substrate in neurons protein 2 isoform X2, producing the protein MSDYTDSMNDVSSDSFWEVGNYKRAVKRVDDGNRLCNDIMNCIHERARIEKAYAQQLTEWAKRWRQLIDKGPQYGTVERAWCALMTEAEKVSDLHMEIKGVLMAEDFEKVKNWQKDAYHKQMIGGFKETKEAEDGYRKAQKPWAKKLKEVDTMKKAYHTACKEEKLATSRENSSKMESNNPEAQKKLQDKVEKCQQDVQKTKERYEKALDDLDKVTPQYMENMEQVFEQWQQFEDNRLQFFKEVLLEVKQHLDLASNHKFQDVYRTLEDTIQAADTEEDLKWFRANHGPGMPMNWPQFEEWSVDLNRTLSRREKKKPSDEVMLTGISQMGERAAKTSNSTSNVEKTQDCSDEETGNPFAADTNENGNPFEKEPGSPKVSVPVRALYDYEGQEQDELSFKAGDEFIKIGEEDEQGWCKGRLKDGHVGLYPANYVEDIQ; encoded by the exons ATGTCTGACTACACTGACTCTATGAATGATGTCTCCAGTGACAGTTTTTGGGAG GTTGGGAATTACAAACGGGCTGTAAAGCGGGTGGACGACGGGAATCGTCTGTGTAATGACATAATGAACTGTATTCATGAGCGAGCTCGCATCGAAAAGGCATACGCACAGCAATTGACTGAATGGGCCAAGCGTTGGAGACAACTAATAGACAAAG GACCTCAGTATGGGACAGTGGAGCGGGCCTGGTGTGCCCTGATGACAGAAGCGGAGAAGGTCAGTGATCTCCACATGGAGATAAAGGGTGTGCTCATGGCTGAGGACtttgaaaaagtgaaaaactggCAGAAAGATGCCTATCACAAGCAGATGATCGGAGGGTTCAAGGAAACCAAAGAGGCAGAGGATGGCTATCGCAAAGCTCAAAAACCTTGGGCCAAGAAACTTAAAGAG GTGGACACAATGAAGAAGGCCTACCACACAGCCTGCAAGGAAGAGAAGTTGGCCACAAGCAGGGAGAACAGCAGCAAGATGGAGAGCAACAATCCAGAGGCCCAGAAAAAGCTGCAAGACAAAGTAGAGAAGTGCCAGCAGGATGTCCAAaag ACTAAGGAGCGCTATGAGAAGGCCCTGGATGACTTGGATAAGGTTACACCTCAGTACATGGAGAACATGGAGCAGGTGTTTGAACAGTGGCAGCAGTTTGAGGACAACAGACTGCAATTTTTCAAAGAGGTCCTGCTGGAGGTCAAACAGCACCTTGACTTAGCTTCCAATCATAA GTTCCAGGATGTGTATCGGACACTGGAGGACACGATCCAGGCAGCGGACACTGAGGAAGATCTGAAATGGTTCCGTGCTAATCATGGTCCGGGGATGCCTATGAACTGGCCTCAGtttgag gAGTGGTCTGTAGACTTAAACCGAACGCTGAGtcggagagaaaaaaagaagccaaGCGATGAAGTAATGCTTACAGGCATCAGTCAAATGGGAGAACGAGCAGCCAAGACCAGTAACAG TACCAGCAATGTGGAGAAGACACAGGATTGCTCAGACGAGGAGACAGGGAACCCCTTTGCAGCAGACACTAATGAAAACGGAAATCCCTTTGAGAAGGAGCCAGGTTCTCCCAAAGTTTCTGTTCCTGTCCGAGCGCTCTATGACTACGAGGGCCAGGAGCAGGACGAGCTAAGTTTCAAAGCAG GTGATGAATTTATTAAAATCGGAGAGGAGGACGAGCAGGGGTGGTGCAAAGGACGTCTGAAAGACGGCCACGTTGGACTCTACCCAGCTAATTATGTGGAGGACATTCAGtga
- the pacsin2 gene encoding protein kinase C and casein kinase substrate in neurons protein 2 isoform X1 — translation MSDYTDSMNDVSSDSFWEVGNYKRAVKRVDDGNRLCNDIMNCIHERARIEKAYAQQLTEWAKRWRQLIDKGPQYGTVERAWCALMTEAEKVSDLHMEIKGVLMAEDFEKVKNWQKDAYHKQMIGGFKETKEAEDGYRKAQKPWAKKLKEVDTMKKAYHTACKEEKLATSRENSSKMESNNPEAQKKLQDKVEKCQQDVQKTKERYEKALDDLDKVTPQYMENMEQVFEQWQQFEDNRLQFFKEVLLEVKQHLDLASNHKFQDVYRTLEDTIQAADTEEDLKWFRANHGPGMPMNWPQFEEWSVDLNRTLSRREKKKPSDEVMLTGISQMGERAAKTSNSLTVPSSTEPVGLNPFDDEEDEEEMPAEQPNRSPASVKKEEVVAKITSNVEKTQDCSDEETGNPFAADTNENGNPFEKEPGSPKVSVPVRALYDYEGQEQDELSFKAGDEFIKIGEEDEQGWCKGRLKDGHVGLYPANYVEDIQ, via the exons ATGTCTGACTACACTGACTCTATGAATGATGTCTCCAGTGACAGTTTTTGGGAG GTTGGGAATTACAAACGGGCTGTAAAGCGGGTGGACGACGGGAATCGTCTGTGTAATGACATAATGAACTGTATTCATGAGCGAGCTCGCATCGAAAAGGCATACGCACAGCAATTGACTGAATGGGCCAAGCGTTGGAGACAACTAATAGACAAAG GACCTCAGTATGGGACAGTGGAGCGGGCCTGGTGTGCCCTGATGACAGAAGCGGAGAAGGTCAGTGATCTCCACATGGAGATAAAGGGTGTGCTCATGGCTGAGGACtttgaaaaagtgaaaaactggCAGAAAGATGCCTATCACAAGCAGATGATCGGAGGGTTCAAGGAAACCAAAGAGGCAGAGGATGGCTATCGCAAAGCTCAAAAACCTTGGGCCAAGAAACTTAAAGAG GTGGACACAATGAAGAAGGCCTACCACACAGCCTGCAAGGAAGAGAAGTTGGCCACAAGCAGGGAGAACAGCAGCAAGATGGAGAGCAACAATCCAGAGGCCCAGAAAAAGCTGCAAGACAAAGTAGAGAAGTGCCAGCAGGATGTCCAAaag ACTAAGGAGCGCTATGAGAAGGCCCTGGATGACTTGGATAAGGTTACACCTCAGTACATGGAGAACATGGAGCAGGTGTTTGAACAGTGGCAGCAGTTTGAGGACAACAGACTGCAATTTTTCAAAGAGGTCCTGCTGGAGGTCAAACAGCACCTTGACTTAGCTTCCAATCATAA GTTCCAGGATGTGTATCGGACACTGGAGGACACGATCCAGGCAGCGGACACTGAGGAAGATCTGAAATGGTTCCGTGCTAATCATGGTCCGGGGATGCCTATGAACTGGCCTCAGtttgag gAGTGGTCTGTAGACTTAAACCGAACGCTGAGtcggagagaaaaaaagaagccaaGCGATGAAGTAATGCTTACAGGCATCAGTCAAATGGGAGAACGAGCAGCCAAGACCAGTAACAG CTTGACTGTGCCGAGTAGCACAGAACCGGTGGGCTTAAACCCATTTGACGATGAGGAAGACGAAGAGGAAATGCCAGCAGAGCAGCCCAACAGAAGCCCAGCCAGTGTGAAAAAAGAGGAAGTTGTTGCCAAAAT TACCAGCAATGTGGAGAAGACACAGGATTGCTCAGACGAGGAGACAGGGAACCCCTTTGCAGCAGACACTAATGAAAACGGAAATCCCTTTGAGAAGGAGCCAGGTTCTCCCAAAGTTTCTGTTCCTGTCCGAGCGCTCTATGACTACGAGGGCCAGGAGCAGGACGAGCTAAGTTTCAAAGCAG GTGATGAATTTATTAAAATCGGAGAGGAGGACGAGCAGGGGTGGTGCAAAGGACGTCTGAAAGACGGCCACGTTGGACTCTACCCAGCTAATTATGTGGAGGACATTCAGtga